The proteins below come from a single Rosa rugosa chromosome 2, drRosRugo1.1, whole genome shotgun sequence genomic window:
- the LOC133731379 gene encoding F-box protein CPR1-like, with amino-acid sequence MERLPIKSLIRFTSVSKRWRFIILSDPNFAKSQFQQTRSHRVLCFDWREPEFESRDLETLWSTGDNSKDRKLRCPFKNPGDELRSLSSCNGLVCATLSPRYSIDLDIYIWNPSTQFYKKLPASPLRVQRVPHVRCYGFGYLSATGDYKVLINNLYSLNIEHHIFSSNSNIWKRIAVPFRFHMDVAGTLSNEALHWIDKEILAFDLTHEKFRTMLLPDFKPGQCIMELGDFRGCLCALDCLYRHASFIDLWVMKEYNVSESWTKLFTLKISDRPVRMQSLRLIMVMETGTVLEKAPISEGRVFVTEFKLIKSGHKENKFETHKVSRELYGNTHMIGYEESLLWLGDRPCGTSQEGKNASEAGGRIMENVQGKMNVTVDNQGPNHVNVCVL; translated from the coding sequence ATGGAGAGGTTGCCGATCAAATCCCTAATCCGCTTCACCTCCGTTTCGAAACGCTGGCGTTTCATCATATTGTCCGACCCAAATTTCGCCAAATCCCAATTCCAGCAAACTCGGAGTCACAGAGTCCTCTGCTTCGACTGGAGAGAACCTGAATTCGAATCTAGAGACTTGGAGACGTTATGGTCCACCGGAGACAATTCTAAGGACAGAAAGCTCAGATGTCCGTTCAAGAATCCGGGCGATGAACTCCGCTCACTCTCCTCCTGCAATGGTTTAGTATGTGCAACTCTTTCTCCTCGATACAGTATCGATTTGGACATATATATTTGGAACCCATCAACTCAATTCTACAAAAAGTTACCCGCTTCTCCTTTACGAGTACAAAGAGTTCCACACGTACGTTGTTATGGTTTTGGCTACTTGTCAGCCACCGGCGACTACAAAGTTCTCATAAACAACCTCTACTCATTGAACATTGAGCACCACATCTTCTCATCGAACAGTAACATTTGGAAAAGGATCGCAGTCCCTTTCCGCTTCCACATGGACGTTGCGGGGACTCTTTCAAATGAGGCACTTCATTGGATTGATAAAGAGATACTGGCTTTCGATTTAACACATGAGAAGTTCCGAACCATGCTGCTGCCTGACTTCAAACCAGGTCAGTGTATCATGGAGCTAGGGGATTTTAGAGGATGCCTGTGTGCATTGGATTGTCTGTATCGACATGCCAGTTTTATTGATCTGTGGGTCATGAAAGAATATAACGTGAGTGAGTCTTGGACTAAGCTCTTTACCTTAAAGATTTCTGATCGGCCTGTGAGAATGCAATCTTTAAGGCTAATCATGGTTATGGAAACTGGTACAGTTTTGGAGAAAGCACCAATCAGTGAGGGTAGGGTTTTTGTTACTGAGTTCAAGTTGATAAAGAGTGGTCATAAGGAAAACAAGTTTGAAACACATAAGGTTAGCAGGGAGCTGTATGGCAACACACATATGATTGGATATGAAGAGAGTCTACTTTGGCTTGGAGACCGGCCATGTGGAACTAGCCAAGAAGGTAAGAATGCTTCAGAAGCTGGGGGCAGAATAATGGAGAACGTACAAGGAAAAATGAATGTCACTGTGGATAACCAAGGCCCAAATCATGTCAATGTGTGTGTTCTTTAA
- the LOC133731380 gene encoding LOW QUALITY PROTEIN: protein GID8 homolog (The sequence of the model RefSeq protein was modified relative to this genomic sequence to represent the inferred CDS: inserted 1 base in 1 codon; substituted 1 base at 1 genomic stop codon), with product MRICLTFVILAHRLDRRKVITRDEWEKKLNDVKIKKEDMNKLVMNFLVTEGYVDAAEKFRKESGTEPDIDLATITDRMAVKKAXVEDAIXKVNDSNPEILDTNPQLFFPLQQRLIELIRNGKVKEALEFALQEEKKM from the exons ATGCGAATTTGTTTGACGTTTGTGATTTTGGCGCATAGGCTGGACCGAAGAAAAGTAATAACGAGGGATGAGTGGGAGAAGAAGCTTAATGATGTAAAGATCAAGAAAGAGGACATGAATAAACTTGTGATGAATTTCCTTGTGACTGAGGGTTATGTCGATGCGGCGGAGAAATTCCGAAAGGAATCTGGAACCGAAC CAGATATTGATCTTGCAACAATCACTGACCGCATGGCGGTCAAGAAGG GTGTGGAGGATGCAATTTAGAAAGTGAACGACTCGAACCCGGAG ATTCTGGACACAAATCCCCAATTATTTTTCCCTCTCCAACAAAGGTTGATAGAACTAATTAGGAATGGAAAGGTAAAAGAGGCTCTTGAGTTTGCTCTccaagaggagaagaaaatgtAG